Within Granulicella aggregans, the genomic segment AACTCGCTTGGCGTCCTGTCCGCGCGAGATGCGTGAGGACGACTGTCATTATATTCGCGTCTCCAGGCTTCGATCAGATGCTTTGCCTCCTTCAGATTCATGAACCAGTGGGTGTTCAGGCACTCGGCGCGGAAGGTCCCATTGAAGCTTTCTACGAAGGCGTTG encodes:
- a CDS encoding integrase core domain-containing protein, translated to NAFVESFNGTFRAECLNTHWFMNLKEAKHLIEAWRREYNDSRPHASRADRTPSEFASQYAASRVLAGT